Proteins from a genomic interval of Lolium perenne isolate Kyuss_39 chromosome 1, Kyuss_2.0, whole genome shotgun sequence:
- the LOC127316532 gene encoding peptide chain release factor PrfB3, chloroplastic-like, whose product MATAASPPAGPAASSRASATRSRAGRLSLPAALPADGRGDSATTYKELGLYSWKRRIEDVVIRVEMTASNALKWEEAQRIKHEEVLQSRSLWDNPAKSHEALSALSDAIRAVDHLKDLLYKAEEAKLISQLAGMDVINGELFKQAYNISLDASEFLDRYEMYKLLKGLYDKEGACVIVTAGSEGVASELWAEKLFDMYTCWARRQGCKEGLVEKIASISGHIQYAAMEIESEYMFGILSGEKGMHRMINSSIDTYGTEEAISARVDIIPLFLDRPLNFHLDDNDLEISPSLDECAKRNRRNSATVRVQHIPSGVTAESSGERSYFANKLKAMSRLKAKLLVITTELGASGTKMIKKQAVEERYYRETRRYTFGPQELVHDLNTGIQLSDLNSVLEGDIEPFIRGRIITRHG is encoded by the exons ATGGCCACGGCGGCCTCGCCGCCGGCGGGGCCGGCAGCTTCCTCGCGGGCGTCCGCCACCCGCTCCCGCGCTGGCCGCCTCTCTCTCCCGGCGGCCCTCCCCGCAGACGGCCGTGGTGACAGCGCCACCACCTACAAAGAGCTCG GTCTGTACTCCTGGAAAAGGAGGATCGAAGATGTAGTTATCCGGGTCGAGATGACTGCATCCAACGCATTGAAGTGGGAGGAAGCACAGAGGATCAAACACGAAGAAGTATTGCAAAGCCGCAGCTTGTGGGACAATCCAGCCAAGTCACATGAGGCGCTCTCTGCTCTCTCCGATGCCATCAGAGCGGTTGATCATCTCAAAGACCTTCTATATAAG GCTGAAGAGGCTAAGTTGATAAGTCAACTAGCAGGGATGGATGTCATAAATGGAGAGCTATTTAAGCAAGCATACAATATCTCTTTGGATGCTAGTGAATTTCTAGATCGTTACGAGATGTACAAGCTTCTTAAGGGTCTCTATGACAAGGAAGGAGCTTGTGTCATTGTCACTGCTGGATCAGAGGGTGTTGCTTCAGAG CTATGGGCAGAGAAGCTATTTGACATGTATACATGTTGGGCACGGAGGCAAGGTTGCAAAGAAGGACTGGTTGAGAAGATCGCATCAATAAGTGGTCATATCCAGTATGCAGCAATGGAAATTGAATCAGAGTACATGTTTGGAATTCTTTCTGGAGAAAAAGGAATGCACAGAATGATCAATTCTTCCATTGACAcatatggcacggaggag GCAATTTCGGCTAGAGTCGATATAATCCCTCTCTTCTTGGATAGACCACTTAATTTTCACTTGGATGACAATGATCTGGAGATTTCTCCTTCTCTTGATGAATGTGCAAAACGAAATCGAAGAAATAGTGCTACTGTTAGAGTTCAACACATACCAAGTGGAGTTACTGCCGAAAGCTCAG GTGAAAGAAGCTATTTTGCAAACAAGCTAAAAGCCATGAGCAGGTTGAAAGCAAAACTCCTCGTTATAACAACAGAATTAGGAGCGTCGGGCACGAAGATGATCAAGAAACAGGCTGTAGAGGAAAGATACTACCGCGAGACAAGACGATATACGTTTGGCCCCCAAGAATTGGTACATGATCTAAACACAGGCATCCAACTGTCAGACCTCAACTCGGTCCTGGAAGGCGACATCGAACCATTCATCAGAGGTCGTATTATTACAAGACATGGGTGA